One part of the Terrimicrobium sacchariphilum genome encodes these proteins:
- a CDS encoding GH39 family glycosyl hydrolase, with translation MVTPATAGDFGFLVKNEGPGAVDTEFSARFVSPSGVEEKVRQRVSLSSGEETRIPWSLQGREMGAWSVEYAVTGTADGEVKKKVLFGYLEPAGPNDTKPDFLLGVCAHSSRVSSEERQREIASAGFIGCKVMRNGVGWESIQPDSAEQWKWEVIDEIVTAAEKQHMQIEILLAYTTRWAAPPEKQKSADWLDWNRAAPDMQAWRTFVKAYAERFRGRIHLWEIWNEPDLEGFWRGTTEEYLSLFRAAREELKAVDPENVVMSGGFATLLNHPSRKKNPDLQERAMMTLGPQMDMHAVHEHGPFDRFAQVVDGVYADFRAKLPAPVPPIIFNETAEHSLYGTEKAQAEALVKKATFARARGAVGYFWYDLRNDGVDPTDPEHHFGLLTRAMEPKPAYIAFNTLARLMVPRPYLRQLDAGENRWFFLHGDNAEKLLVFWNEDDGSQNEQILLRMPGAARASLVDINGNSFPLSLAGDLAVVSSGRTPQYLLAEGAQTIEVVGRLAGPPRAFFGRPGAEVAVECEFFNPSQNPVTVKTDWAVPGTMSVRRSAAPELSIPAGSRALSTVVVKLPEGENYQFGRDGKLRVNYAFSGLPYSGRILIPVHYGTISVPADATGRAPDITLDRRDQLVSFIEADPHMVAHRWKDASDLSAQVWLRAETDDLVMKIAVTDDKHFQEGAAADMWRGDSVQCVLVLPEQKGSWELGFSEDNQGRPLVASWATPSGWQDCSDKIRVDVEKRGESRVYTVRMPRKELGLTDQIMRDGFRLNLAVNDNDGVVRAHALQLAPGLVANKSVNFAPYVTFEQIPVPK, from the coding sequence GTGGTTACCCCGGCAACGGCTGGTGACTTTGGCTTCCTCGTGAAAAACGAAGGACCGGGAGCCGTTGACACGGAGTTTTCGGCCAGATTCGTTTCTCCCTCGGGTGTTGAGGAAAAGGTGCGACAGCGCGTGTCGCTTTCCTCTGGCGAGGAAACCAGGATCCCCTGGTCCCTGCAGGGACGTGAGATGGGGGCGTGGAGTGTGGAATATGCAGTGACGGGGACGGCCGATGGTGAGGTGAAAAAGAAAGTCCTCTTCGGCTATCTGGAACCGGCAGGCCCCAATGACACGAAGCCGGATTTCCTGCTGGGCGTCTGCGCGCATTCCTCCCGCGTCTCCTCCGAGGAACGGCAGAGAGAAATCGCCTCGGCTGGATTCATCGGCTGCAAGGTGATGAGAAACGGCGTGGGCTGGGAAAGCATTCAGCCGGATTCCGCCGAGCAGTGGAAATGGGAGGTGATCGACGAGATCGTCACGGCCGCCGAAAAGCAGCATATGCAGATCGAGATCCTGCTGGCCTATACGACCCGGTGGGCGGCTCCTCCCGAGAAACAGAAGAGCGCGGACTGGCTGGATTGGAACCGTGCCGCTCCCGACATGCAGGCATGGCGGACATTTGTAAAGGCCTATGCCGAGAGATTCCGCGGGCGCATTCATCTCTGGGAGATCTGGAATGAACCTGACCTCGAGGGCTTCTGGCGGGGAACGACCGAGGAATATCTTTCGCTCTTCCGCGCTGCTCGCGAGGAGCTAAAGGCAGTCGACCCGGAAAATGTGGTGATGAGCGGTGGATTTGCCACGCTCCTCAATCATCCGTCTCGCAAAAAGAACCCCGACTTGCAGGAGCGAGCGATGATGACCCTCGGCCCGCAGATGGATATGCATGCGGTGCATGAGCATGGCCCCTTTGATCGTTTTGCCCAGGTGGTCGATGGGGTTTATGCGGACTTCCGGGCAAAGCTTCCCGCCCCCGTCCCGCCTATCATCTTCAATGAAACTGCGGAGCATTCACTTTACGGAACCGAAAAGGCTCAGGCGGAGGCTCTCGTGAAGAAGGCAACATTTGCCCGGGCGCGAGGAGCTGTCGGGTATTTCTGGTACGACTTGCGCAATGATGGTGTCGATCCCACCGATCCGGAGCACCACTTCGGCCTCCTTACGCGAGCCATGGAGCCAAAGCCCGCCTATATCGCCTTCAATACGCTCGCCCGGCTAATGGTGCCGCGCCCGTACCTGAGGCAGCTCGACGCCGGGGAGAATCGCTGGTTCTTCCTGCATGGCGACAACGCGGAAAAACTACTCGTTTTTTGGAACGAAGACGATGGCAGCCAGAATGAGCAGATCCTCCTCCGCATGCCGGGAGCAGCGCGAGCGAGCCTCGTCGACATCAATGGCAACTCATTCCCGCTCTCGCTCGCCGGAGATCTTGCCGTGGTGAGTTCTGGGCGTACGCCGCAGTATCTCCTGGCCGAGGGCGCTCAGACCATTGAGGTGGTGGGCCGCCTTGCTGGTCCGCCCCGTGCCTTCTTTGGCAGGCCTGGAGCGGAGGTTGCTGTGGAGTGCGAGTTTTTCAACCCTTCGCAAAACCCTGTTACCGTAAAGACCGACTGGGCTGTGCCGGGTACTATGTCGGTGCGGCGATCCGCTGCGCCGGAGCTGTCCATTCCGGCGGGAAGCCGGGCTCTCTCGACCGTCGTTGTGAAGCTGCCAGAGGGTGAAAACTATCAGTTTGGCCGCGATGGAAAGCTGCGGGTGAATTACGCCTTCTCCGGCCTGCCGTACTCGGGGCGTATTCTCATTCCCGTCCATTATGGAACGATCTCGGTACCGGCGGATGCCACCGGCCGTGCGCCCGACATCACGCTCGACCGCCGCGATCAGCTTGTGTCCTTCATCGAGGCCGATCCCCACATGGTTGCGCATCGGTGGAAGGATGCCTCCGACCTGAGCGCCCAAGTCTGGCTCAGGGCTGAGACGGATGATCTCGTCATGAAAATCGCAGTTACGGACGACAAGCACTTCCAAGAAGGCGCGGCGGCCGACATGTGGAGGGGTGACAGTGTCCAGTGCGTGCTCGTCCTGCCCGAGCAAAAGGGCAGTTGGGAACTTGGCTTCTCCGAGGACAATCAGGGGCGTCCTCTCGTTGCCTCATGGGCGACTCCCTCGGGGTGGCAGGATTGCTCCGACAAGATTCGCGTCGACGTGGAAAAGCGAGGCGAGAGCCGGGTGTACACTGTCCGCATGCCCCGCAAGGAACTCGGTCTGACGGATCAGATCATGCGCGATGGATTCCGTCTGAACCTTGCCGTTAACGATAATGACGGCGTCGTGCGTGCGCACGCTCTGCAACTGGCTCCCGGTCTCGTCGCCAACAAGTCGGTGAACTTCGCGCCATACGTGACCTTTGAGCAGATTCCCGTTCCGAAATAA
- a CDS encoding DUF4239 domain-containing protein translates to MNPYLVGVLSVISIFGGALLGMRLQYMLPDHHLSKETQDLVKLCAGIVATLTALVLGLLVSSAKSSFDAINTGIVQASANIIFLDRTLARYGPETGPVREQLRCTVASDINAVWPDEKIGEPGLQAVERKNAMESVQDKLNAIEPDTDAHRGMFSQAQQISASLAQSRWLMIEETHNILPHPLVVILVFWLTLLFISFGLFAPRNMTAITVMFVGACAISVAIYLVLELNHPFDGLVRVSSMPWRNALQHLGR, encoded by the coding sequence ATGAATCCCTATCTTGTCGGCGTACTCAGTGTGATCTCCATATTCGGGGGCGCTCTGCTTGGCATGAGGCTGCAATATATGCTGCCCGATCATCACCTCTCGAAAGAGACGCAGGATCTCGTCAAATTATGCGCTGGTATCGTAGCCACGCTGACGGCGCTGGTGCTTGGACTTTTGGTCAGCTCGGCAAAAAGCTCATTCGACGCAATCAACACCGGCATCGTGCAGGCGAGCGCCAATATCATTTTCCTCGACCGCACTCTGGCTCGATATGGCCCGGAGACCGGGCCCGTCCGTGAACAATTGCGCTGCACCGTTGCGTCCGATATCAATGCCGTATGGCCCGACGAAAAGATCGGAGAACCGGGCCTCCAGGCTGTTGAGCGCAAGAATGCGATGGAAAGCGTTCAGGACAAGCTGAACGCCATCGAACCAGATACCGATGCCCATCGAGGCATGTTTTCCCAAGCTCAGCAGATTTCCGCAAGTCTTGCCCAGTCGCGGTGGCTGATGATTGAAGAAACGCACAACATCCTACCCCACCCCCTGGTGGTCATTCTTGTCTTTTGGCTCACACTCCTTTTCATCAGCTTTGGCCTCTTTGCTCCGCGCAATATGACCGCGATCACCGTGATGTTTGTCGGTGCATGCGCGATCTCGGTGGCTATTTATCTCGTGCTGGAGCTGAATCATCCGTTTGATGGCCTTGTACGGGTTTCCAGCATGCCATGGCGCAATGCTCTTCAGCATCTGGGGCGCTAA
- a CDS encoding right-handed parallel beta-helix repeat-containing protein, with product MKNAYISLFAAVWVLAELTPCLAAGREIFVSATSSPGGDGSRGAPFQSPVQARDWIRNERKAGKLSPGESVTVLLAPGDYRLEATFELEAGDGGVSGAPVIYRAEKQGAARVFGGLILSGVSFQPVRDEGILARLDPSVREKIVCCQLPAEVPLPAYPDAFVGMPPAPWLYFDGRQMPLARWPNVDAANGGWSVFSKVVDNGLPKAESPDPHAQKLHPGAFVCDDPRVGRWSLADGVWLMGYWTHDWAEQVIRVAGYGKDDGVITLAAPHEFGIMAGNWGGKKERRFFAFNVLEELDAPGEWYVDRKSRVLYFYPPRSLDQGGPVLATMTSPLLRIRNAAYIKFEGIRFEYTHAHGVAIDQSRNIELAGCVIANVAGTGVTVSGKDNVIRSCDLSDLGAGGIVMSGGNRKTLEPANNLAVNNHIHSYGLFKRTYAAGIVIEGCGQVAKHNLIREAPHNAILYTGNEHLIEWNEISRVVLESNDASALYTGRDWTTQGNVIRHNFIHDLGAGDSRITMGIYLDDCDSGDTIEGNILVRAGMAIFVGGGRDNAVSNNLVIDCSMGMHLDGRGVTRIQWSNPVDPSWALEAKAKALNYTQPPWSERYPHLASIMREDPQLPLYDSFERNVFVNCTDDVCELDSVVLGMLDRVRIASNLVVNTTGEPSLAKPPVYKGFEYLAGTPEKPVDLGFGNAKSGNYTLRKGSLLLEKVPGFQPIPFEKIGLYRDTYRPNLPNREPVGAMQ from the coding sequence ATGAAAAACGCGTACATTTCCTTGTTTGCAGCTGTCTGGGTCCTGGCGGAGTTGACTCCCTGTCTCGCAGCTGGCCGCGAGATCTTTGTCTCGGCGACCTCCAGCCCCGGCGGAGATGGCTCGCGAGGTGCTCCGTTCCAGAGTCCGGTGCAGGCCCGCGACTGGATCCGCAATGAGAGGAAGGCGGGAAAGCTCTCACCTGGGGAATCCGTCACGGTGCTGCTTGCTCCGGGTGATTATCGGCTCGAGGCGACGTTCGAACTGGAGGCTGGAGACGGTGGTGTCTCCGGAGCGCCTGTCATCTATCGGGCGGAAAAGCAGGGGGCAGCGCGTGTCTTTGGTGGGCTGATCCTGTCCGGAGTCTCATTTCAACCTGTTCGGGATGAAGGCATTCTCGCTCGACTCGACCCTTCGGTGCGCGAAAAGATCGTGTGTTGCCAACTGCCGGCAGAAGTGCCGCTGCCAGCCTATCCAGATGCCTTCGTCGGCATGCCTCCTGCTCCATGGCTATACTTTGACGGCCGACAGATGCCTCTGGCGCGCTGGCCCAATGTGGATGCGGCCAACGGAGGATGGAGCGTCTTTTCCAAGGTCGTGGACAATGGGCTGCCCAAAGCAGAGTCGCCGGACCCTCATGCTCAGAAGCTGCACCCCGGAGCGTTTGTCTGCGACGACCCCAGAGTGGGACGATGGAGCCTTGCGGACGGCGTCTGGCTGATGGGCTACTGGACGCATGACTGGGCGGAGCAGGTGATACGCGTGGCGGGATATGGAAAGGATGATGGGGTGATCACGTTGGCTGCGCCCCACGAGTTCGGGATCATGGCGGGAAATTGGGGTGGAAAGAAGGAGCGCCGCTTTTTTGCCTTCAATGTCCTGGAGGAGCTGGATGCCCCGGGAGAGTGGTATGTGGATCGCAAGTCGCGGGTGCTGTATTTCTATCCACCCCGCTCTCTGGATCAGGGCGGGCCAGTGCTGGCCACGATGACGAGTCCTCTGCTCCGGATACGGAATGCAGCGTACATCAAGTTTGAGGGAATACGTTTCGAGTACACGCATGCTCATGGAGTCGCCATCGACCAGAGCCGGAATATCGAACTGGCGGGATGCGTGATTGCAAATGTCGCCGGGACCGGCGTTACCGTTTCTGGAAAGGACAATGTGATCCGATCCTGCGATCTGTCTGATCTCGGTGCAGGAGGCATCGTGATGAGCGGCGGAAACCGCAAGACACTAGAGCCCGCGAACAACCTCGCGGTGAATAACCACATTCACTCCTATGGACTCTTTAAGCGTACCTACGCGGCAGGAATCGTCATCGAAGGGTGCGGACAGGTCGCCAAGCATAACCTTATTCGCGAAGCTCCGCATAATGCGATTCTCTACACTGGCAATGAACACTTGATCGAGTGGAATGAGATCTCGCGTGTGGTCCTGGAGTCAAACGATGCCAGTGCATTGTATACCGGTCGCGACTGGACGACCCAGGGCAACGTCATCCGGCATAATTTCATCCACGATCTGGGAGCGGGGGATTCTCGTATTACCATGGGCATCTATCTCGATGATTGCGACTCCGGCGATACGATCGAGGGGAATATTCTTGTCCGCGCCGGAATGGCGATATTCGTCGGAGGCGGACGGGACAACGCAGTTTCGAACAATCTTGTTATCGATTGCTCCATGGGGATGCATCTCGATGGAAGGGGCGTGACCCGGATCCAATGGAGCAATCCGGTCGATCCCAGTTGGGCTCTGGAAGCGAAGGCAAAGGCGCTCAACTATACGCAGCCTCCATGGAGCGAGAGGTACCCTCATCTTGCCTCCATCATGCGGGAGGATCCTCAGTTGCCACTCTATGACTCCTTTGAGCGAAATGTCTTTGTCAATTGTACGGACGATGTGTGCGAGCTCGACTCCGTGGTCCTCGGGATGCTGGACCGAGTCCGTATCGCTTCCAATCTCGTCGTGAACACAACAGGCGAACCATCCCTGGCAAAGCCTCCGGTGTACAAGGGGTTTGAATATCTTGCCGGCACGCCCGAAAAGCCAGTCGATCTCGGGTTTGGGAATGCGAAATCAGGCAACTACACGCTCCGCAAGGGCTCTTTGCTGCTTGAGAAGGTGCCGGGATTTCAGCCTATTCCCTTTGAGAAGATAGGCCTTTATCGAGACACCTATCGCCCCAATCTTCCGAATCGTGAACCGGTGGGTGCGATGCAGTAA
- a CDS encoding family 16 glycosylhydrolase, with translation MKRSMLIACCLAAAFSTPLPAADEPAAGPTKSLLLPEGQTDVDMERFAPSSSQVTMSPDGKGALMTIAVGNEQYPGVHFKPEDAWDLSAFGWVEATFTNLGTKPSMCALRIDGQSAGGEWGSNTESVTVKPGETANAKVYFGYAYGGKPATKLNQSAISKVVVFCNKSSEEQKIRIDSIVAGGKTGDAPPVKPENVRVKPVNGVIYDKSVTLKESQTEGKEGAVVAPSTDGIAIEFPAGTAAKWALLKPEIGRWTLVDAYGVEVKFVNTGDQPVRLRVKASSNGGATDVIESEVVAPGASGVVEVPFEPAVPWLGIKDSTKTSWNGVKGTGTGFTSDSVGSIVFSVDGSDKKQSVTIKSVVAGQLSQRPIPDWVGKRPPVEGDWVMTFDENFDKGIDYRTWNVYTENYWDKRSHFSKDNVIVEDGVAKLRYEKKTGFHNDDPSGKKTDYATGFLDTYGKWVQRYGYFEARMKLTKGPGMWPAFWLMPDRGLAAGPQWKRADTGNSGMEFDIMEHLGRWGRYRFNIALHWDGYGKGHQQTGSQTIYYQPDKDGYVTSGLLWLPGLAVFYANGREVLRWETPRISNVPSDIMFTNVTGGWDNNGIDDSMMPDDFIIDYVRAWQRKDLASDLDGYKLPQGVEPGPAAPTASPAASPVPAKTE, from the coding sequence ATGAAACGCTCCATGCTTATCGCATGCTGTCTAGCCGCAGCATTCTCCACCCCACTGCCTGCCGCCGATGAACCAGCTGCCGGGCCGACGAAGTCTCTCCTGCTCCCGGAAGGGCAGACCGATGTCGATATGGAAAGATTTGCTCCCAGCAGTTCCCAGGTGACAATGAGCCCCGATGGCAAGGGAGCATTGATGACCATCGCCGTGGGAAATGAGCAATACCCGGGAGTGCACTTCAAGCCGGAGGATGCGTGGGATCTTTCCGCCTTTGGCTGGGTGGAGGCAACCTTTACCAATCTCGGTACCAAACCGTCCATGTGCGCGCTTCGAATTGATGGCCAGTCTGCTGGTGGCGAGTGGGGTTCCAATACAGAGTCGGTCACGGTGAAGCCGGGGGAGACCGCCAACGCGAAAGTGTATTTTGGCTATGCCTATGGTGGAAAGCCTGCGACCAAGCTCAACCAGTCGGCGATTTCCAAGGTGGTGGTCTTTTGCAACAAGTCGAGCGAGGAGCAAAAGATCCGCATCGACTCAATCGTGGCCGGGGGAAAGACAGGAGATGCTCCGCCGGTAAAGCCGGAGAATGTGCGAGTGAAGCCGGTCAATGGCGTGATCTATGACAAGAGTGTGACGCTCAAGGAAAGTCAGACAGAGGGCAAGGAGGGAGCGGTCGTTGCGCCATCGACGGATGGGATCGCGATTGAGTTTCCTGCAGGCACGGCGGCAAAGTGGGCTCTGCTCAAGCCCGAGATCGGGCGCTGGACGCTGGTCGATGCGTATGGCGTGGAGGTCAAATTTGTCAATACAGGCGATCAACCCGTGCGCCTCCGCGTCAAGGCGAGCAGCAATGGCGGAGCGACGGATGTGATCGAGTCGGAGGTCGTGGCGCCCGGAGCATCCGGAGTGGTCGAGGTGCCTTTCGAACCCGCTGTCCCCTGGCTCGGCATCAAGGACTCCACCAAGACGAGCTGGAATGGCGTCAAGGGCACGGGGACCGGTTTCACCAGTGATAGTGTCGGCAGCATCGTGTTTTCCGTGGATGGCTCTGACAAAAAGCAGTCAGTGACGATCAAGTCGGTCGTGGCCGGGCAGCTCTCGCAGCGCCCGATCCCGGACTGGGTCGGCAAGCGTCCGCCCGTGGAAGGCGACTGGGTGATGACGTTCGACGAGAATTTCGACAAGGGTATCGATTACCGCACGTGGAATGTTTACACCGAGAATTACTGGGACAAGCGAAGCCACTTCAGCAAGGATAACGTGATCGTCGAGGACGGCGTGGCCAAGCTGCGCTACGAAAAGAAGACCGGCTTTCACAATGACGATCCATCCGGGAAGAAGACGGATTATGCAACGGGCTTCCTCGATACGTATGGTAAGTGGGTGCAGCGGTACGGATACTTTGAGGCTCGCATGAAGCTGACGAAGGGTCCTGGCATGTGGCCTGCCTTTTGGCTCATGCCCGATCGCGGACTCGCCGCGGGACCGCAATGGAAGCGGGCGGATACCGGCAATAGCGGCATGGAGTTTGACATCATGGAGCACCTGGGTCGCTGGGGGCGTTATCGGTTCAATATCGCTTTGCATTGGGACGGATACGGGAAAGGTCACCAGCAAACGGGCAGCCAGACGATCTACTACCAGCCCGACAAGGATGGCTATGTTACCTCCGGTCTGCTCTGGCTGCCGGGACTGGCTGTCTTTTACGCGAATGGTCGTGAAGTCCTCCGCTGGGAAACACCACGTATATCCAATGTGCCTTCCGACATCATGTTCACAAACGTGACGGGAGGCTGGGATAACAATGGCATCGATGATTCGATGATGCCGGATGACTTCATCATCGACTACGTGAGAGCCTGGCAGCGCAAGGACCTCGCTTCCGACCTGGATGGCTACAAGCTTCCCCAGGGAGTGGAACCTGGTCCGGCTGCACCGACTGCCAGCCCTGCTGCATCCCCGGTTCCGGCCAAGACTGAGTAG
- a CDS encoding GH1 family beta-glucosidase: MFPSRSSFPASFTWGAAAAAYQIEGAWNTEGKGLSVWDMMTSQPGRIWAGGTGKEACDHFHRYEEDIRLMQSLGFDAYRFSISWPRVIPSGVGQPNAKGLDFYDRLVDCMLDAGLQPWLTLFHWDYPYELFLQGGWLNDDSPAWFEEYTRLVVDRLSDRVSHWMTLNEPQCFLGMGHLTGEHAPGLKLGMKEVLLAVHNSMLAHGRSVQVIRERAKRKPIVGFAPVGCIFHPATDSAADADAAMRGMAEVYPDNLWNNTWFADPIVLGHYPEAGLKAYGSNAPTVRPGDMETICQPLDFYGCNIYSSTKVRAGEDGRIEIVQPGQGGAHTHFGWNVTPESLYWGPKFLAERYKLPIVVTENGLSLNDWVDLDGRVRDHARIDFLNRYLRQLDRAVADGVDVRGYFHWSILDNFEWAEGYKHRFGLVYVDYATQQRIPKESAYWFQRLMETNGDSLYVKWDGERTELPEFSMESPEPALLPGVR; the protein is encoded by the coding sequence ATGTTCCCATCCCGCTCTTCTTTTCCGGCTTCCTTTACTTGGGGAGCTGCTGCTGCCGCCTACCAGATAGAAGGTGCCTGGAATACGGAGGGAAAAGGCCTTTCCGTCTGGGACATGATGACTTCGCAACCGGGGCGAATCTGGGCCGGGGGAACGGGGAAGGAGGCCTGTGATCACTTTCACAGGTATGAGGAGGATATCCGGCTGATGCAGAGCCTGGGCTTTGACGCCTATCGCTTTTCCATCTCCTGGCCGCGTGTCATTCCGTCCGGCGTGGGTCAGCCCAATGCCAAGGGTCTGGATTTCTATGATCGCCTGGTTGATTGCATGCTCGACGCAGGCTTGCAGCCGTGGCTGACACTTTTTCACTGGGACTATCCGTATGAGCTGTTCCTCCAGGGCGGATGGCTGAATGATGATAGTCCAGCCTGGTTTGAAGAGTATACGCGCCTCGTGGTCGACCGTCTGTCGGATCGTGTCTCCCACTGGATGACGCTGAACGAGCCACAGTGCTTCCTCGGCATGGGGCATCTGACCGGCGAGCATGCTCCTGGGCTGAAACTGGGAATGAAGGAGGTTCTCCTGGCAGTGCACAACTCCATGCTGGCTCATGGGCGTTCCGTGCAGGTGATCCGGGAGCGCGCCAAGCGGAAACCGATCGTTGGGTTTGCGCCGGTGGGTTGCATTTTTCATCCAGCCACGGACTCCGCGGCGGATGCCGACGCGGCGATGCGGGGAATGGCCGAGGTGTATCCTGACAATCTCTGGAATAACACCTGGTTTGCCGATCCGATCGTTCTCGGGCATTACCCCGAGGCGGGTTTAAAGGCTTATGGCAGTAATGCACCCACGGTCCGCCCGGGTGACATGGAGACGATCTGTCAGCCGCTGGATTTTTACGGCTGCAATATCTACTCGAGCACAAAAGTGCGGGCAGGTGAAGACGGTCGCATCGAGATCGTGCAGCCGGGGCAGGGCGGAGCGCACACCCACTTTGGTTGGAATGTCACTCCTGAGTCTCTGTATTGGGGGCCCAAGTTCCTGGCTGAGCGCTACAAGCTCCCGATCGTCGTGACAGAGAACGGCCTTTCGCTCAATGACTGGGTGGATCTCGATGGACGCGTGCGTGATCACGCGCGCATTGATTTTCTGAATCGCTATCTCCGCCAGCTCGATCGCGCGGTGGCGGATGGCGTGGATGTGCGCGGGTATTTCCATTGGTCGATCCTCGATAACTTTGAGTGGGCCGAGGGATACAAGCATCGCTTTGGCCTCGTGTATGTCGACTATGCGACGCAACAGCGTATCCCGAAGGAGTCGGCTTACTGGTTCCAGCGACTGATGGAAACCAATGGCGACTCGCTTTATGTCAAATGGGATGGTGAGCGCACGGAGTTGCCGGAGTTTTCCATGGAATCCCCGGAGCCAGCGCTACTTCCTGGAGTACGATAG
- a CDS encoding GH1 family beta-glucosidase — MTFPERFVWGASTSAYQIEGAWNTEGKGLSIWDMYTRNGEHVRDGHSGREACDHYHRGTEDIALFSQIGINAYRFSISWPRVIPAGIGSVNRKGLDFYDRLVDNLLAAGITPWVTLFHWDLPYALFLHGGWLSPDSPAWFEEYVTAVVRRLSDRVQHWVTLSDPQCFIGMGYGTGEHAPGLRLDLPEILLASHHALLAHGKSVQAIRAHARTPASICWSPSATIFYPYTDSPADTEAARKATFSVFPEAIWNNTWLSDPVVFGRYPEDGLRAYGAAVPKIRSKDMETIHQPIDIYGCNIFQGTPVKAGPDGLPMAAPFAPGHAETACSWKQTPEAIYWGLRFLNKHYQLPVVITKNGIASADSLSLDGKVHDAARVDFLNSHLLQVRRALQDGIDVRGYFYWSAMDNFEWQNGYSRRFGLIYVDHSTQRRSLKESAIMYRSVITSNGGELDTFLPANDEQMPFLVKEAIRYIQDNLATQFTIRELATTLRCHPDYLGRKFKQHTGVELGLYIRRARVDQARELLKDHHKTIDDIAEDCGFTDRIHFAKVFKKLTGDTPGKYRRILNTPATSSPLWANLKAKDLPPLPA, encoded by the coding sequence ATGACTTTTCCCGAGCGTTTTGTGTGGGGCGCCTCCACCTCCGCCTACCAGATAGAAGGTGCCTGGAATACGGAGGGAAAAGGCCTTTCCATCTGGGACATGTACACTCGCAACGGAGAGCACGTGCGGGATGGCCACTCCGGGCGAGAGGCTTGCGATCATTACCACCGTGGCACGGAAGACATCGCGCTCTTTTCGCAAATTGGCATCAACGCCTATCGCTTTTCCATCTCCTGGCCGCGTGTCATTCCCGCCGGGATCGGCTCGGTCAATAGAAAGGGCCTCGATTTCTACGATCGGCTCGTCGACAACCTTCTCGCCGCAGGCATCACCCCATGGGTGACTCTCTTCCACTGGGATCTCCCGTATGCACTCTTCCTTCACGGAGGATGGCTCAGCCCGGACAGTCCTGCGTGGTTCGAGGAGTATGTCACCGCGGTCGTGCGCAGGCTCTCAGATCGCGTGCAGCACTGGGTGACACTCTCCGACCCCCAATGCTTTATCGGCATGGGCTACGGCACAGGGGAGCACGCCCCCGGGCTGAGGCTGGACCTTCCCGAGATCCTTCTCGCCAGTCATCATGCCCTGCTCGCACATGGAAAGTCCGTCCAGGCGATCCGCGCCCATGCCCGTACCCCAGCCTCGATCTGCTGGTCGCCTTCAGCCACCATTTTCTATCCCTATACGGACTCTCCAGCTGACACCGAGGCCGCACGTAAAGCGACCTTCTCCGTCTTCCCGGAAGCAATCTGGAACAACACCTGGCTGAGCGATCCCGTAGTGTTTGGCCGGTATCCCGAGGACGGCCTGCGCGCCTATGGCGCTGCCGTGCCCAAGATTCGCAGCAAGGACATGGAGACCATCCATCAACCCATCGACATCTACGGCTGCAACATCTTTCAGGGCACCCCGGTAAAAGCCGGACCCGACGGCCTGCCCATGGCTGCTCCGTTTGCGCCCGGCCACGCAGAGACCGCATGCTCATGGAAACAAACTCCCGAGGCGATCTACTGGGGCCTGCGTTTCCTCAACAAACACTATCAATTGCCCGTGGTCATTACGAAGAATGGCATCGCCAGTGCCGACAGCCTGAGCCTCGACGGAAAGGTCCACGACGCCGCTCGTGTCGACTTCCTGAACAGCCACCTCCTCCAGGTGCGTCGCGCCCTCCAGGATGGCATCGACGTGCGAGGGTATTTCTATTGGTCGGCAATGGACAATTTTGAGTGGCAAAACGGCTATTCCCGTCGCTTCGGTCTTATTTACGTCGACCACAGTACCCAGCGGCGCAGCCTGAAAGAGTCGGCCATCATGTATCGCTCGGTAATCACCTCAAACGGTGGAGAACTTGACACCTTTCTCCCAGCTAATGACGAGCAAATGCCCTTTCTCGTGAAGGAGGCCATTCGATACATCCAGGACAACCTCGCAACTCAATTCACCATCCGCGAACTGGCCACCACCCTGCGCTGCCACCCGGATTACCTTGGCCGGAAGTTCAAGCAGCATACCGGCGTGGAGCTCGGTCTCTACATCCGACGCGCGCGAGTCGACCAGGCGAGGGAACTACTGAAGGATCACCACAAGACCATCGACGATATCGCGGAAGACTGTGGTTTCACCGACAGAATCCACTTTGCCAAGGTCTTTAAGAAGTTGACGGGAGACACCCCAGGCAAATACCGCCGCATCTTGAATACGCCAGCCACTTCATCACCCCTCTGGGCAAATCTGAAAGCCAAGGACCTTCCCCCTCTACCGGCATAG